One window of Natrinema sp. SYSU A 869 genomic DNA carries:
- a CDS encoding asparaginase: protein MPTVSVIATGGTIASTSSETGTVPTESVRELVRAYPESFDHVDVEPEQLTQSPSSELTIDDLVALSDRIRAVAGGVDGVVVLHGTDTIEETAYYLDLVLDVDVPVVLTGAQRPYDSRSPDGPANLRGALATASHDHVQTGTYVFFNDRLHAARPVTKDHSSNPDAYDSGDYGPVAERTPDGLWFYRRPESLSVTVPVQDVTATVEIVPTSTDTNGRQITHAVDCGVDGIIVDTLGLGNVPADVAESIGDAVADDVVVVITTRCRDGVVSPVYGSEGGAAVLEETGVLFASNLPAHKARLKLLVALSQQPDCTIRDVFDSGQLNGHGYQ, encoded by the coding sequence ATGCCAACTGTCTCCGTCATCGCGACCGGTGGCACGATCGCGAGTACCTCGAGCGAAACCGGAACGGTCCCGACCGAGTCAGTACGGGAGTTAGTGCGGGCCTACCCGGAGAGTTTCGATCACGTCGATGTCGAACCGGAACAACTCACACAGTCCCCGAGTTCGGAACTGACGATCGACGACCTCGTGGCGCTGAGTGATCGCATTCGAGCCGTCGCCGGCGGCGTCGATGGGGTAGTCGTCCTCCACGGGACGGATACGATCGAAGAGACCGCGTACTACCTCGATCTCGTGCTTGACGTAGACGTTCCGGTCGTCCTCACTGGGGCGCAACGACCGTACGATAGCCGTAGTCCCGACGGACCGGCAAACCTTCGCGGGGCTCTCGCCACAGCGAGTCATGATCACGTGCAGACGGGAACCTACGTCTTCTTCAACGACCGTCTTCACGCGGCACGACCAGTGACGAAAGACCACAGTAGCAATCCCGATGCGTACGATTCGGGCGACTACGGGCCGGTCGCTGAACGAACACCGGATGGCCTCTGGTTCTACCGTCGGCCCGAGAGCCTGTCGGTGACGGTCCCCGTACAAGACGTCACGGCGACCGTCGAGATCGTGCCGACCTCGACGGACACCAACGGGAGACAGATCACTCATGCCGTCGATTGCGGCGTCGACGGAATCATCGTCGATACGCTCGGACTCGGAAACGTTCCTGCAGACGTCGCAGAGTCCATCGGTGACGCCGTTGCCGATGATGTTGTCGTCGTCATTACGACGAGATGCCGAGACGGAGTCGTCTCACCAGTGTACGGTTCCGAAGGAGGAGCCGCAGTTCTCGAGGAAACGGGCGTCCTGTTCGCGTCGAACCTTCCCGCTCACAAGGCTCGACTCAAACTCTTGGTAGCCCTGTCACAGCAACCGGACTGTACAATCCGAGACGTGTTTGATTCTGGCCAACTCAATGGTCATGGGTATCAGTAG
- a CDS encoding Na+/H+ antiporter NhaC family protein yields the protein MSYESLPFAALSLAPPLLAIALAMYTRQVLVSLFAGVWIGALMIADWNPIAATALSLDWIVEVVRSPFDTKFLILIMFMGAGAAFIYKSGGIIALQNWIGHRVNTARDSQILTWLIGIFIFFDSYTSTIVTGNATRELSQENNTSREMHAYVLDSTTSPVTTFGPVSNWIGYQVSMIIVGFEAAQFTAEEVGITAFGLFLQSIPWNIYCFLAFFMVGFISITQRFYGPMLDAEWRSRKEKKTHRDDATPLSDITTDVGEPSEKNPTLINFFAPILSLLIVGLVSMWWLGGGHQSGVDIATAFQETDVALGLLYGSFAFLAVGMLGAVGFGTMDLEEASDTVISGFKTMMIAAAIIVLAWSIGHAAEQVGTAQYIVDIMVDSGIPGSFLPLLIFVAAMFIAFTTGTSWGTMAILTPLAIPLGYELSGLSILPVLMGVLFGGAIWGDHVSPISDTTVMSSIFAGSDHIDHVTTQAPFAMTAAGVTVLMLLLYAVGVTSALVLLPLSVVLTAAAVVALNKLDARRKNLPEVMPTTDAIDNGEIDVDAIENGTQTDETQINGRYNFVESIPLTAVGIVIAYLCLVFTFVTFGF from the coding sequence ATGTCATACGAATCGTTGCCGTTCGCAGCGCTCTCACTAGCTCCACCGCTGCTCGCAATCGCACTCGCGATGTACACGCGGCAGGTGTTAGTGTCGCTGTTCGCCGGCGTCTGGATCGGTGCGTTGATGATAGCCGACTGGAATCCGATCGCTGCAACGGCGCTGTCACTGGACTGGATCGTCGAAGTCGTCAGATCGCCGTTTGATACCAAATTCCTCATACTGATTATGTTTATGGGTGCCGGTGCCGCGTTCATTTACAAATCGGGTGGGATCATTGCGCTTCAAAACTGGATCGGCCACCGGGTGAATACCGCCCGTGACTCGCAAATACTGACCTGGCTTATCGGGATTTTCATCTTCTTTGATTCGTATACGAGCACCATCGTGACCGGGAACGCGACTCGCGAACTATCTCAGGAGAACAATACCTCCCGAGAGATGCATGCCTACGTACTGGACTCGACGACCTCGCCGGTCACGACCTTCGGCCCCGTGTCGAACTGGATCGGCTATCAAGTCTCGATGATCATCGTCGGGTTCGAGGCCGCCCAGTTCACCGCCGAAGAAGTCGGAATTACCGCGTTCGGACTCTTCTTGCAGAGCATTCCGTGGAACATCTACTGTTTCCTGGCGTTCTTCATGGTCGGGTTCATTTCGATCACGCAGCGGTTCTACGGCCCAATGCTGGACGCCGAGTGGCGTTCGCGCAAAGAGAAGAAGACGCACCGAGATGACGCGACGCCGCTCTCGGATATCACGACCGATGTCGGTGAACCAAGCGAGAAGAACCCGACGCTGATCAATTTCTTCGCGCCGATTTTGTCTCTGCTGATCGTCGGGCTCGTCTCGATGTGGTGGCTCGGTGGCGGCCACCAATCTGGCGTCGACATCGCGACCGCGTTCCAGGAAACCGATGTCGCACTCGGACTTCTGTACGGCTCGTTCGCGTTCCTGGCCGTCGGCATGCTTGGTGCCGTCGGCTTCGGAACCATGGATCTCGAGGAGGCGAGCGATACCGTGATTAGCGGTTTCAAGACGATGATGATCGCGGCCGCGATTATCGTCCTCGCGTGGAGCATTGGTCACGCAGCCGAACAGGTCGGGACCGCGCAGTATATCGTCGACATCATGGTCGACAGCGGCATCCCTGGCTCGTTCCTGCCGCTTCTCATCTTCGTCGCGGCGATGTTCATCGCGTTCACGACGGGAACGTCGTGGGGGACCATGGCGATCTTGACGCCGCTGGCGATTCCACTCGGCTACGAACTGTCTGGACTGTCTATCCTCCCGGTCCTCATGGGAGTCCTGTTCGGCGGCGCAATCTGGGGCGACCACGTCTCACCGATCAGCGATACCACCGTCATGTCCTCGATCTTCGCCGGTTCGGATCACATCGATCACGTGACGACGCAGGCCCCATTCGCGATGACTGCGGCCGGCGTGACAGTGCTGATGTTGCTCCTGTACGCGGTCGGTGTGACGTCGGCACTGGTGTTGCTCCCGCTGTCAGTCGTCCTCACCGCAGCCGCTGTCGTCGCGCTGAACAAACTCGATGCTCGCCGCAAGAATCTCCCCGAAGTCATGCCGACTACTGATGCCATCGATAACGGAGAAATCGACGTCGATGCAATCGAGAACGGAACCCAAACCGACGAAACGCAGATCAACGGACGGTACAATTTCGTCGAATCGATCCCGCTAACCGCAGTCGGTATCGTTATCGCGTATCTCTGTCTCGTCTTTACGTTCGTAACGTTCGGCTTCTAA
- a CDS encoding IclR family transcriptional regulator — protein MTKSQLLTTTETSLAVIETIQELDGATPVELATALDLSESTVYKHLYTLGKHGYVIANDDEYRLGGRFYHIGMYVRNRSKVYELAGKYVIELAERSNEESDFGIEENGRIVTLFDSVGSSAKPSSRLNNYEYMHTTAIGKAILARLPESRVDQIADQWGLPQLTEQTITSRAELDGELARIRERGYAINDQESISGKRVAGAVAEDPSGNIIGGFTISGPAYRIEDADLHQEFPDILRRVVPDFEAELDSQGLL, from the coding sequence ATGACCAAAAGTCAACTCCTGACGACGACCGAAACATCGTTAGCGGTAATCGAAACGATTCAGGAATTAGACGGGGCGACACCGGTGGAACTGGCAACAGCGCTCGATCTGTCGGAGAGTACAGTGTACAAACACCTGTACACCCTCGGAAAACACGGCTATGTCATCGCCAACGATGACGAATACCGACTCGGTGGTCGGTTCTACCATATCGGCATGTACGTCCGGAACCGCAGCAAGGTATACGAGTTGGCGGGGAAGTACGTCATCGAACTCGCGGAGCGGTCGAACGAGGAGTCCGACTTCGGAATCGAAGAGAACGGTCGAATCGTGACGTTGTTCGACTCGGTCGGAAGCTCCGCCAAACCGAGTTCGCGGCTCAACAACTACGAGTATATGCATACCACGGCAATCGGAAAAGCGATCCTCGCCCGACTACCCGAATCCCGCGTCGATCAAATCGCCGATCAATGGGGGCTACCGCAGCTTACCGAACAGACGATCACGTCTCGAGCGGAACTCGACGGCGAACTCGCTCGGATCCGAGAGCGTGGCTACGCGATCAACGATCAGGAGTCGATTTCGGGTAAGCGAGTCGCCGGTGCCGTCGCCGAGGACCCGTCGGGAAACATTATCGGTGGTTTCACGATCTCCGGACCGGCCTACAGAATCGAAGACGCTGATCTCCATCAGGAGTTCCCAGATATCCTCCGCCGGGTCGTTCCCGACTTTGAGGCGGAACTTGACTCACAAGGGCTCCTCTGA
- a CDS encoding aldehyde dehydrogenase family protein, with the protein MKSKSGVQTRQIYVDGEWLETENVLSVSDLAEGGTFAQVAAASPTEARTALAAAHEIKPELRETTVVERAEWCETIADGLREREEELAEVIVREAGKPISSARGEVGQAAERFDRAAEEARNIVSKGEYREGSTAGHEGWQAIVKHEPIGAVLCITPYNYPLATTALQVAPALTAGNSVLLKPASKTPISAAILADVIADVDGIPDGAFNFVPGEASEIGDLLSGDGRINAIAMTGSSGAGKHVARESGMVNLHMELGGNAPAVVFDDADLTDVAGNCAKGSFKYAGQRCSAISRVLAHESVHDDLVDLIDGQMDAWQAGDLFEEDTAFGPLISEDQADWVETLVEDAVDKGAEIIRGGERRAPDGVPDELANQFFEPTLLANVPRDARIVDEEQFGPIAAITTFEDEDEALEIANSSDLALDAAVFTNDYKRAMRMANRIDAGAVRINGAPSHGMGDVPFGGNKDSGIGREGLDASIHAMMREKSIIL; encoded by the coding sequence ATAAAATCAAAATCGGGAGTACAAACCAGACAGATCTACGTCGACGGCGAATGGCTCGAGACCGAGAACGTGCTGTCAGTCTCGGACCTCGCTGAGGGCGGGACGTTCGCACAGGTAGCCGCTGCGAGTCCGACGGAGGCCCGAACTGCACTGGCCGCTGCCCACGAGATCAAACCAGAGCTGCGGGAGACGACAGTCGTGGAGCGAGCCGAGTGGTGTGAGACGATCGCCGACGGACTCCGCGAGCGCGAAGAAGAGCTCGCGGAAGTCATCGTCCGGGAGGCCGGCAAACCGATCTCGTCGGCTCGTGGCGAGGTCGGCCAGGCGGCCGAACGCTTCGATCGGGCGGCCGAGGAGGCGCGCAACATCGTCAGCAAGGGCGAGTACCGCGAGGGGTCGACGGCGGGCCACGAGGGCTGGCAGGCGATCGTCAAACACGAGCCGATCGGCGCAGTGTTGTGTATCACGCCGTACAACTACCCGCTCGCCACGACGGCGCTGCAGGTCGCACCCGCGCTTACGGCCGGTAACAGCGTTCTGCTGAAGCCAGCGAGCAAGACGCCAATTTCGGCGGCGATCCTCGCCGACGTCATCGCCGATGTCGACGGGATTCCCGACGGCGCGTTCAACTTCGTCCCTGGCGAAGCCAGCGAGATCGGCGATCTCCTGTCCGGAGACGGCCGGATCAACGCGATCGCGATGACCGGCTCCTCGGGCGCGGGCAAACACGTTGCCCGCGAGAGTGGCATGGTCAACCTGCACATGGAACTGGGCGGGAACGCCCCGGCCGTCGTCTTCGACGACGCCGACCTCACGGACGTTGCGGGCAACTGCGCTAAAGGATCGTTCAAGTACGCCGGCCAGCGCTGCTCGGCCATCTCGCGCGTGCTCGCCCATGAGTCGGTCCACGACGACCTCGTCGACCTGATCGACGGCCAGATGGATGCCTGGCAGGCAGGCGATCTCTTCGAGGAAGACACCGCCTTCGGCCCGCTGATCAGCGAGGACCAGGCCGATTGGGTCGAAACACTCGTCGAGGACGCCGTCGACAAAGGCGCAGAGATCATCCGTGGCGGGGAACGGCGCGCTCCGGATGGCGTCCCGGACGAACTCGCCAATCAGTTCTTCGAGCCGACGCTGCTCGCGAACGTCCCCCGCGACGCCCGTATCGTGGACGAAGAGCAGTTCGGACCCATCGCTGCGATCACGACCTTCGAAGACGAGGACGAAGCCCTCGAGATCGCGAACAGTTCGGACCTCGCGCTCGATGCGGCGGTCTTCACGAACGACTACAAGCGTGCGATGCGGATGGCGAACCGCATCGATGCCGGCGCGGTCCGGATCAACGGCGCGCCGAGCCACGGGATGGGCGACGTTCCGTTCGGCGGCAACAAGGACTCGGGCATCGGTCGCGAGGGTCTCGACGCCTCGATCCACGCGATGATGCGCGAAAAGAGCATTATTCTGTAG
- a CDS encoding class 1 fructose-bisphosphatase, whose product MTDVRPILDALVGVTPAIREELRMVSKTEKLTSENPSGDAQSAVDLGIDRRIRDQLAPLDVVGAFASEEREAVEDVGDGFSVAVDPLDGSSNLRSNNIVGTVVGVYDAPFPASGRDLVASAFLLYGPLTTMTAAVDGEVTRYTIDDGTIVDSDPVVFPDEDEICGFAGATNEWLDPIKEFWEDLNYEHKLRYTGAMVGDVDHLLVDGGLLGYPERSSSPNGDLRLQYEANPIAHIVETAGGRSSTGHGSILDSDPGDLHQHVPAYFGSADLIATVENHREPRSG is encoded by the coding sequence ATGACTGACGTACGCCCGATCTTGGATGCACTCGTGGGGGTGACACCCGCTATCCGCGAGGAGTTACGAATGGTTTCCAAGACCGAGAAACTCACGTCAGAGAACCCCAGTGGCGACGCCCAATCGGCTGTTGATCTGGGGATCGATCGCCGGATTCGTGATCAATTGGCTCCACTCGACGTCGTCGGTGCGTTCGCTAGTGAGGAACGTGAGGCCGTCGAGGACGTCGGCGACGGGTTCAGTGTCGCCGTCGACCCGCTCGACGGGTCGTCGAATCTGCGATCGAACAACATCGTCGGCACGGTCGTGGGAGTGTACGATGCCCCGTTTCCGGCGAGCGGCCGTGATCTGGTCGCCAGCGCCTTCCTCCTGTACGGGCCGCTGACAACGATGACAGCCGCCGTTGACGGCGAGGTGACTCGATACACGATCGACGATGGGACAATCGTTGATTCTGACCCCGTCGTCTTTCCCGACGAGGATGAAATCTGTGGCTTCGCCGGGGCGACAAACGAATGGCTGGATCCGATCAAGGAGTTCTGGGAGGATCTGAACTACGAGCACAAACTCCGATACACCGGCGCGATGGTCGGTGATGTCGACCATCTCCTCGTCGATGGCGGTCTGCTCGGCTATCCCGAACGGTCGTCCAGTCCGAACGGTGATCTCCGACTCCAGTACGAAGCGAACCCGATCGCACACATCGTCGAGACCGCTGGCGGCCGGTCCTCGACCGGTCACGGTTCAATCCTCGACAGTGATCCGGGGGACCTCCATCAGCACGTCCCGGCGTACTTCGGCAGCGCTGACCTGATCGCTACAGTAGAGAATCACAGAGAACCGAGATCCGGATAA
- a CDS encoding PTS fructose transporter subunit IIB encodes MKLIAVTSCPTGIAHSQMAAENLETTAEEQGHDIKVEVQGAMGAENELTNDDIVAADTVIVAADTSVSLDRFEEKPLVKGTVKDAVNDAAGLIEQATQRAEAGETGVTEVGSGADAATETADTQQSESDTNSASEEPPEQLGGDPSKGLFARLKRLFS; translated from the coding sequence ATGAAACTCATCGCAGTCACGTCATGTCCGACCGGTATCGCTCACAGCCAGATGGCAGCAGAAAACCTCGAGACGACCGCTGAAGAACAGGGCCACGACATCAAGGTCGAGGTCCAAGGTGCGATGGGCGCTGAAAACGAACTGACGAATGACGACATCGTGGCCGCCGATACGGTCATCGTGGCTGCGGACACGTCGGTCAGCCTCGATCGCTTTGAGGAGAAGCCACTGGTCAAAGGAACTGTCAAGGACGCTGTCAACGATGCAGCGGGACTAATCGAACAGGCAACCCAACGCGCGGAAGCCGGCGAAACGGGTGTTACTGAAGTTGGCAGCGGCGCTGACGCTGCGACGGAGACTGCGGACACACAACAGTCCGAGTCCGACACCAATTCAGCGAGCGAAGAGCCCCCCGAACAGCTCGGGGGTGATCCATCGAAGGGACTCTTCGCCCGGCTGAAGAGGTTATTCTCATGA
- a CDS encoding HPr family phosphocarrier protein — MSTERTVTVVPEAGLHARPAAKFVEAVTDHESDVQLGRPGEDDLIAAGSMIAVTSLGVESGEDVRIVADGADEEATLDALERVLTTSEDELADVNT, encoded by the coding sequence ATGAGTACCGAACGCACCGTCACGGTCGTTCCCGAGGCTGGCCTGCACGCCCGCCCGGCCGCCAAGTTCGTCGAGGCGGTCACCGACCACGAATCGGACGTTCAGCTCGGTCGGCCCGGCGAAGACGATCTCATTGCCGCGGGCAGTATGATCGCCGTCACGAGCCTCGGCGTCGAGAGCGGTGAAGATGTCCGTATCGTCGCCGACGGTGCCGACGAGGAGGCGACGCTGGACGCTCTCGAACGGGTACTGACGACTTCCGAAGACGAACTCGCTGACGTTAACACCTGA
- a CDS encoding PTS sugar transporter subunit IIA translates to MADSLNQDRIDTLAPTNHITLESPPADKRACIEYLLDLLVDAGRVENRETALQALLAREEETTTGVGMGIGIPHAQTDAVTQPSVAFARSDDGIDFGAMDDKPASLIFMILVPESGADDHLAILSTLSRALMHDEVRDDLYDAETPGDVQDVLKEAVA, encoded by the coding sequence ATGGCAGACTCACTCAACCAAGACCGAATCGATACGCTCGCCCCGACCAACCATATCACGCTCGAGTCGCCGCCCGCCGACAAGCGGGCCTGCATCGAGTATCTGCTGGACCTGCTCGTCGACGCGGGACGCGTCGAGAACCGCGAGACCGCTCTGCAGGCCTTGCTCGCCCGAGAGGAGGAGACGACAACTGGCGTCGGCATGGGTATCGGTATCCCACACGCCCAGACGGACGCCGTCACCCAGCCGTCGGTAGCGTTTGCTCGCTCGGACGACGGCATCGACTTCGGCGCGATGGACGACAAGCCCGCGTCGCTCATCTTCATGATCCTCGTTCCCGAGTCAGGCGCGGACGATCACCTTGCAATCCTGAGTACCCTCTCGCGGGCGCTTATGCACGACGAGGTCCGCGACGACCTATACGACGCAGAGACGCCCGGTGACGTACAAGACGTACTGAAGGAGGCGGTCGCATGA
- a CDS encoding PTS fructose transporter subunit IIC, whose protein sequence is MAGTDKAESMLRSHVTSVKEDVMTGVSFMIPFVTIGGIFLAVAFMIAELPFTAATTETVFEDQGTFAWYVAEIGNLGLTIMIPILGAYISYGIADRPGLAPGFILSWTIQQEQIIEAAGTIVGFSADGAVAGFLGALVAGLLAGYVARWMKGWSAPGFIKPMMPVLIIPVFTTALLAPIVILGLGVPIAIIDDALTTFLEGMEGANAIVLGLILGSMMAIDMGGPVNKVAYVFAVALVGDQIYGPMAAVMIAGMTPPLGLALSNFIAPQKYSAEMYENAKAAVPLGLSFITEGAIPYAAADPLRVIPSSVIGSATAGAAALWVGITMPAPHGGIFVFLLSSNPFAFLGCIALGTVVTAIVATAIKPDFEQTVADVDTEDNTDTQTAAQTDDQRTIS, encoded by the coding sequence ATGGCAGGCACAGACAAAGCAGAGAGCATGCTTCGGTCTCATGTTACCTCCGTCAAAGAGGACGTGATGACAGGCGTGTCATTCATGATCCCGTTCGTCACGATTGGGGGTATCTTCCTCGCAGTGGCGTTCATGATCGCCGAACTCCCGTTCACTGCTGCAACTACCGAAACGGTATTCGAGGACCAAGGGACGTTCGCGTGGTACGTAGCCGAGATCGGAAATCTGGGGCTGACGATTATGATTCCCATTCTGGGTGCGTACATCTCATATGGTATCGCGGACAGACCCGGACTCGCACCGGGGTTTATCCTCTCGTGGACGATTCAACAGGAGCAGATCATTGAAGCTGCAGGCACCATCGTCGGCTTCTCGGCCGACGGTGCGGTCGCCGGTTTCCTCGGTGCGCTGGTGGCCGGCCTGCTCGCGGGCTACGTCGCTCGCTGGATGAAGGGATGGTCAGCTCCCGGGTTTATCAAGCCGATGATGCCGGTACTCATCATTCCGGTGTTTACGACGGCGCTGCTGGCCCCCATCGTGATCCTCGGACTTGGCGTTCCGATCGCGATCATCGATGACGCATTAACGACGTTCCTCGAGGGAATGGAAGGTGCCAACGCCATCGTGCTGGGACTGATCCTGGGTTCGATGATGGCGATCGATATGGGCGGCCCCGTCAACAAGGTCGCCTACGTCTTCGCCGTCGCACTCGTGGGGGACCAGATCTACGGCCCGATGGCCGCGGTGATGATCGCCGGCATGACGCCACCGCTGGGATTGGCACTATCGAACTTCATCGCGCCACAGAAGTACTCCGCCGAGATGTATGAGAACGCGAAGGCCGCGGTACCGCTTGGTCTGTCGTTCATCACTGAAGGAGCGATTCCGTACGCGGCGGCTGATCCGTTGCGTGTGATTCCAAGCAGTGTGATCGGCAGCGCCACGGCTGGCGCGGCCGCGCTGTGGGTCGGTATCACGATGCCTGCACCGCACGGCGGCATCTTCGTCTTCCTGCTGTCGAGCAATCCGTTCGCCTTCCTCGGCTGTATCGCACTCGGAACCGTCGTGACCGCTATCGTCGCGACGGCCATCAAACCCGACTTCGAGCAGACGGTCGCCGACGTCGACACCGAGGACAACACGGATACTCAAACAGCTGCACAGACCGACGACCAAAGGACTATCAGCTAA
- the pfkB gene encoding 1-phosphofructokinase: MILTVTLNPAVDHTLEVDNLPEPAEVARTDTARVDPGGKGINVSKYLVELDAETIATGVVGDFLGRFVRDSLGDDGITNDFVDIAGRTRLNTTILTDEAEYKINHDGPTVDSSAIDDLLDIIARYDPDTVVVGGSLPPGVGPDSIDRIARAGDWQTVVDVGGEVLHDLDASYALCKPNREELAAATGIAVDSRAACYDAVERLRQSGYERVLASLGVDGAIMATPNECLHAAALDADIVDTVGAGDSMLAGVLSALNRGATDEEALRAGVAVASRVVSVPGTDVPPFDDITRAIDRVSVSRR; encoded by the coding sequence GTGATTCTGACGGTCACGCTCAATCCCGCGGTCGATCATACACTTGAGGTCGACAACCTTCCCGAGCCTGCCGAGGTCGCAAGAACCGATACCGCGCGAGTCGATCCCGGCGGAAAGGGGATCAACGTCTCGAAATATCTCGTCGAACTCGACGCGGAAACGATCGCGACCGGTGTCGTGGGCGATTTTCTGGGCCGATTCGTTCGCGACAGTTTGGGCGACGACGGGATCACTAACGACTTCGTCGATATCGCGGGTCGAACGCGGCTTAACACCACGATCCTGACTGACGAGGCCGAATATAAAATCAATCACGACGGTCCGACAGTCGACTCGAGTGCGATCGACGACCTCCTTGATATCATCGCGCGCTACGATCCAGATACTGTCGTCGTCGGTGGCAGCCTCCCACCGGGTGTCGGTCCCGATTCGATTGATCGAATCGCTCGCGCGGGCGACTGGCAGACCGTCGTTGACGTCGGTGGCGAGGTCCTCCACGACCTGGATGCGTCCTATGCCCTCTGCAAGCCTAACCGCGAGGAACTCGCCGCGGCGACAGGGATAGCGGTCGATTCCAGAGCGGCCTGTTACGACGCAGTCGAACGGCTCCGCCAGAGTGGCTACGAGCGAGTACTCGCGTCGTTGGGCGTCGACGGTGCCATCATGGCGACACCGAATGAATGCTTGCATGCGGCAGCCCTGGACGCCGATATCGTCGACACAGTCGGTGCCGGTGACTCGATGCTGGCGGGCGTTCTTTCCGCTCTCAATCGAGGTGCGACGGACGAGGAAGCGCTTCGAGCAGGTGTTGCGGTCGCCTCGCGTGTCGTCTCAGTCCCGGGAACGGACGTCCCGCCTTTTGATGACATAACACGCGCGATCGATCGTGTGTCCGTCTCACGGAGATAA
- the glpR gene encoding HTH-type transcriptional regulator GlpR produces the protein MLPAMRKRKIVELVSERGECSVPELAEEMDCSKATIRRDLTDLEERQLIERSHGGAVPATTVGEEQTYGQKEVQNLDGKMAIAERAVEEITENQVVFFDSGSTTMQVAKDVPRDRSFLAVTNSPVLAMELGTQNDDVKLTGGSLRHETRALTGPSAERFMERTNFDLLFLGTNAIESSEGLMTPNEDEARLKSLMIESSGRVVLVSDGSKLGKQSFVKFAGFEDLDMFITDTTLSDDQREPFETADVEVVEGVGQ, from the coding sequence ATGTTACCGGCAATGCGAAAGCGAAAGATCGTCGAGTTGGTGTCCGAGCGAGGCGAGTGTTCGGTCCCCGAACTCGCCGAGGAAATGGACTGTTCGAAGGCGACGATCCGTCGTGATCTCACCGATCTCGAAGAGCGACAGTTGATCGAACGATCTCATGGCGGTGCAGTGCCGGCAACGACCGTCGGTGAGGAACAAACCTACGGACAGAAGGAGGTCCAGAACCTCGACGGCAAAATGGCGATCGCCGAGCGGGCAGTCGAGGAGATTACCGAGAATCAGGTCGTGTTTTTCGATTCCGGATCGACAACGATGCAGGTCGCCAAGGACGTCCCGCGGGATCGGTCGTTCCTCGCAGTCACGAACTCGCCGGTTCTGGCAATGGAACTGGGGACACAGAACGATGACGTGAAACTTACTGGCGGCTCGCTACGCCACGAGACCCGCGCGCTCACTGGGCCGAGTGCGGAACGGTTCATGGAACGGACGAACTTCGATCTCTTGTTTCTCGGCACGAACGCGATCGAGTCGTCCGAGGGATTGATGACTCCGAACGAAGACGAAGCCCGGCTGAAATCGCTCATGATCGAGAGCTCGGGGCGTGTCGTGCTCGTTTCTGACGGCTCCAAGCTCGGCAAGCAGAGCTTCGTCAAGTTCGCTGGCTTTGAGGACCTGGACATGTTTATTACCGACACGACGCTCTCTGACGACCAGCGAGAACCGTTCGAAACCGCTGACGTGGAGGTAGTCGAGGGGGTTGGGCAGTGA